A genomic stretch from Kogia breviceps isolate mKogBre1 chromosome 1, mKogBre1 haplotype 1, whole genome shotgun sequence includes:
- the LOC131754676 gene encoding Golgi-associated RAB2 interactor protein 4-like: MSGDSLLPYHTAQSSTGLGLFKSTMGELQQQLHNGEYDVFKYAPIFESDFIQITKRGHVIDVHNCDCTVTVGIASTSPVLPLPDIMLLARRATGCEQHAEHSQPTKGKSHKVAKTLELTRLLPLKFVRISTHDRDKRQLRVKFATGRSFYLQLCAPLDAQEDLFAYWEELIYLLRPPLDGHSRTYAVPAGDMICRTLFEEEEEDGRSPAVEDFQGEWDEDQVSIRSLHTPSEVAAVGSAAFAGGEGIQLDSHKPDTMSDVATAKAKPTVLDKESASRATTKVETAEVAGGTAAGALSVAEIKSPAPEEQSMAIAATASKGPGASKTNTAT, translated from the coding sequence atgagtggggactctctgctcccgtatcacacggcccagagcagcaccgggctgggcctgttcaaaagcaccatgggggagctgcagcagcaactgcACAACGGCGAATACGACGTATTCAAGTACGCGCCGATATTCGAGAGCGACTTTATCCAGATCACGAAGAGGGGACACGTGATTGACGTGCACAACTGTGACTGCACGGTGACCGTGGGCATCGCATCCACCAGCCccgtcctcccactcccagacatcatgctgctggcccgacgggccaccggctgtgaacagcacgctgagcacagccagcccaccaaggggaagagccacaaggttgccaagaccttagagctcaccaggctccttcccttgaagtttgtgaggatctccacgcacgatcgtgacaaacgacagctgcgcgtgaagtttgccactggccgctccttctacctgcagctgtgtgcccctctggacgcgcaggaagacctcttcgcctactgggaagagctgatttacctcctgcgaccaccattggacggtcacagccgcacctacgctgttccagccggggacatgatctgcaggactctgttcgaggaggaggaggaggacgggaggagcccggcagtggaggatttccaaggagagtgggatgaggaccaggtgagcatcaggagcctccacacgccctctgaggtggccgcggtcgggtctgcagcttttgctggcggggaggggatccaattggactcccacaagcccgataccatgtccgatgtggccactgccaaagcaaaacctacagtgcttgacaaagagtcagcatcgcgggcaacgacaaaggtggagacagcagaggtggcaggcggcaccgcagcgggtgctttgagcgtggcagagatcaagtctcctgcccccgaagagcagagcatggccatagcagccacagccagcaagggtccaggagcaagtaaaaccaacacagccact